From Woronichinia naegeliana WA131, the proteins below share one genomic window:
- a CDS encoding DUF86 domain-containing protein has protein sequence MIKPYSLNPLDPKVFLPVNNSLIDYPVKRYDRAFELASDVINENFTARDILESISEIEQRTKGITFEQFARNQTTVKAVLYDFIIIGEATRNVSKEIQSRYPLIPWRLMGGMRNIATHEYFQINLSRVWATIQEDLPTLVPQLQEVLDGEVKIE, from the coding sequence TTGATCAAGCCTTACAGCTTAAATCCTCTTGATCCTAAAGTCTTTCTACCTGTAAATAATTCGTTGATAGATTATCCTGTGAAACGGTACGATAGGGCTTTCGAGCTCGCGTCAGATGTAATCAACGAAAATTTTACAGCAAGAGATATTTTAGAATCTATCAGTGAAATTGAACAACGTACAAAGGGAATAACGTTTGAGCAATTTGCTAGGAATCAAACAACTGTCAAAGCGGTTCTCTATGATTTCATCATTATTGGAGAAGCCACTAGAAATGTATCGAAGGAAATTCAATCTCGCTATCCTCTTATTCCTTGGCGTTTGATGGGGGGAATGAGAAATATTGCAACTCACGAATATTTTCAAATTAATTTAAGTAGAGTTTGGGCAACAATTCAAGAAGATTTACCTACCTTAGTGCCACAACTACAAGAAGTATTAGATGGCGAAGTAAAGATAGAATAG
- a CDS encoding nucleotidyltransferase family protein has product MKRDEVLAILAAHREALQRRGVKSLTLFGSVARDEASPDSDVDLLVEFNQQGGFFQLLQVQYYLEDILGCSVDLGTQDALREHLREPVLEDVINAF; this is encoded by the coding sequence ATGAAACGAGATGAGGTACTGGCAATTCTAGCGGCACACCGAGAAGCGTTGCAGAGACGGGGAGTAAAATCTCTTACTTTATTTGGTTCAGTGGCACGGGATGAAGCTAGTCCCGATAGTGATGTGGATTTGTTAGTGGAATTTAATCAACAAGGTGGTTTTTTTCAACTTCTGCAAGTACAGTATTATTTAGAAGATATTCTGGGGTGTTCTGTGGATTTAGGAACTCAGGATGCCTTAAGAGAACATTTACGAGAACCTGTGTTGGAGGATGTCATCAATGCCTTCTAG
- a CDS encoding DUF86 domain-containing protein: protein MPSRDWRLRLQDVLESISEIEQCTKGITFEQFARNQTTVKAVLYDFIIIGEATRNVSQEIQSRYPLIPWRLMGGMRNIATHEYFQVNLSRVWATIQEDLPSLVPQLQEVLESEAEIE from the coding sequence ATGCCTTCTAGAGATTGGCGACTTCGCCTTCAAGATGTTTTAGAATCTATCAGTGAAATTGAACAATGTACAAAGGGAATAACGTTTGAGCAATTTGCTAGGAATCAAACAACTGTCAAAGCGGTTCTCTATGATTTCATAATTATTGGAGAAGCAACTAGAAATGTATCGCAGGAAATTCAATCTCGCTATCCTCTTATTCCTTGGCGTTTGATGGGAGGAATGAGAAATATTGCAACTCACGAATATTTTCAAGTTAATTTAAGTAGAGTTTGGGCAACAATTCAAGAAGATTTACCAAGCTTAGTACCACAACTACAGGAAGTGTTAGAAAGCGAAGCAGAAATAGAATAG
- a CDS encoding ISKra4 family transposase yields the protein MTAKLINVEGSKIKIELTLELSRSMLDTEINIQKGLNEVGCIASKEALKYLDTDGSPLKIGEEIWKSKGEQPKEYQTPYGEVIVNRHVYQRSVGGKTYCPLEREARIIITSTPLLAKQVSSKMSGMAGKEVKNDLLENHGRKVALSYIQRLSEAVGSVVQAKEEAWSYAPPKEDSQIATVGIGLDGTCMLMCEDGYREAMVGTVSLYDSEGERQHTIYLGAAPEYGKKSFLERLEREIERAKKRYPEATLVGIADGAESNWKFLEKQTEEQILDFYHASGYLGALAEALHPNTVSKQKEWLTENCRELKHEKGKAGELLNLMKEVKEEKSHSKNLTEKLQAAITYYENHQHQMDYAEYLEKKYPIGSGVTEAACKTLVKQRLCCSGMRWKEKGAGIILSLRALVLTKERWSQFWAKLDQYGFPVEP from the coding sequence ATGACAGCAAAACTAATTAATGTAGAGGGTTCAAAGATAAAAATAGAACTAACATTAGAACTAAGTCGTTCAATGTTGGATACAGAAATAAATATTCAAAAAGGCTTAAACGAAGTAGGTTGCATCGCCAGCAAAGAAGCCTTGAAATATTTAGATACAGATGGTTCACCCTTAAAAATCGGTGAAGAAATCTGGAAGAGTAAGGGAGAGCAACCGAAAGAATATCAAACACCTTATGGTGAGGTTATAGTGAATCGTCATGTATATCAGCGTTCAGTAGGAGGAAAAACGTATTGCCCCTTAGAAAGAGAAGCAAGGATAATCATAACATCAACGCCATTATTGGCAAAACAGGTATCCTCAAAAATGTCAGGGATGGCAGGCAAAGAGGTGAAAAATGATTTATTAGAAAATCATGGTAGAAAAGTAGCGCTATCCTATATCCAAAGATTGAGTGAAGCAGTAGGAAGTGTGGTACAGGCAAAAGAAGAAGCGTGGAGTTATGCCCCGCCCAAGGAGGATAGCCAAATTGCAACAGTGGGAATAGGATTAGATGGAACCTGTATGCTGATGTGTGAGGATGGCTACCGTGAAGCAATGGTGGGAACCGTTTCCCTATACGATAGTGAGGGAGAACGTCAACATACAATCTATCTAGGTGCGGCACCAGAGTATGGAAAAAAGAGTTTTCTAGAAAGATTAGAAAGAGAAATTGAGCGAGCGAAAAAACGTTATCCAGAGGCAACATTGGTCGGGATAGCAGACGGGGCAGAATCAAATTGGAAGTTTTTAGAAAAGCAAACGGAAGAACAGATATTAGATTTCTATCATGCCTCTGGTTACTTAGGTGCCTTGGCAGAAGCGTTGCATCCGAATACAGTGTCAAAACAAAAAGAATGGTTGACTGAAAATTGTCGAGAACTCAAGCATGAAAAAGGAAAAGCAGGAGAACTGCTAAATCTGATGAAAGAAGTCAAAGAAGAAAAAAGTCATTCTAAGAATCTTACCGAGAAACTACAAGCGGCGATTACTTATTACGAGAATCATCAGCATCAAATGGATTATGCTGAATACTTAGAGAAAAAGTATCCGATTGGTTCAGGTGTTACGGAAGCAGCTTGTAAGACGTTGGTCAAACAACGATTATGTTGTTCAGGGATGCGATGGAAGGAAAAAGGAGCAGGAATTATTTTGAGCCTACGAGCTTTGGTATTGACCAAGGAACGATGGAGTCAATTTTGGGCAAAACTTGATCAATATGGGTTCCCTGTAGAACCCTGA
- a CDS encoding GTPase domain-containing protein produces the protein MFFKLDSPSISSIRAKFLIEKLNELSNCFTSINLCATGRTGSGKTTLGNRLIGVDYFMPSTGEQDCTDEVNLVEFPNGLKYFDLPGVASKGKLENYNRAALGIEQRGKLQKVDDLILSQYSIGSEPIKNTFTVSEFRHRQILEPDLILYLIAPDKQFLDVDCLYLGDLLSRYSQIIYVFNIFADKQTGTIYATEQNIKDVATRIKEVHNFVLGEDNQPIIIPVSCWTGEVISDLVLYSCEVLGNEKGELFKGLISYQQQKTPNEYVHQVKKMLVDVFAYASCQKPEDSYTCDQSIHEACYNLLEFLVDLKFQSNNLSNQTHSWIKRTIDGVRPLVDKSCCNQGSTGNPY, from the coding sequence ATGTTTTTTAAGCTTGATTCCCCGTCAATATCATCTATTCGGGCTAAGTTTCTAATTGAAAAGCTAAACGAGCTTTCAAACTGCTTCACTTCAATCAATCTCTGTGCTACAGGAAGAACAGGAAGCGGAAAAACAACTCTAGGCAATCGACTTATTGGAGTTGATTATTTCATGCCGTCTACAGGAGAACAAGATTGTACCGATGAAGTCAATCTTGTTGAATTTCCTAATGGGTTAAAGTACTTCGATCTTCCAGGTGTTGCTAGTAAAGGAAAGTTGGAAAACTATAATCGTGCTGCTCTTGGTATTGAGCAGAGAGGGAAGCTTCAGAAAGTAGATGATTTAATTCTTTCACAATATAGCATCGGTAGTGAACCTATTAAAAACACCTTTACTGTCTCAGAATTTAGACATAGGCAAATACTTGAGCCTGACTTAATTCTGTATCTGATTGCCCCAGATAAGCAGTTCTTAGACGTGGACTGTCTCTATCTTGGAGACTTACTAAGTCGATACAGTCAGATTATTTATGTGTTCAATATATTTGCTGACAAACAAACTGGCACTATATATGCAACCGAACAAAATATCAAAGATGTTGCTACGAGAATTAAAGAAGTCCATAATTTTGTTCTTGGTGAAGATAACCAGCCAATCATTATTCCTGTTAGTTGCTGGACAGGTGAAGTTATTTCAGATCTAGTATTATATTCCTGCGAGGTGCTAGGTAATGAGAAGGGAGAATTATTTAAGGGGTTAATTAGTTATCAACAGCAAAAAACTCCAAACGAATATGTTCATCAGGTTAAAAAAATGCTTGTTGATGTATTTGCTTATGCAAGTTGTCAGAAGCCAGAAGATAGTTATACCTGCGATCAGTCTATTCATGAAGCCTGTTATAATCTTTTAGAATTTCTTGTAGATCTAAAATTTCAATCTAACAATTTATCTAATCAAACGCATAGCTGGATTAAAAGAACAATTGATGGGGTGCGACCTTTAGTTGATAAAAGCTGTTGTAATCAGGGTTCTACAGGGAACCCATATTGA
- a CDS encoding 50S ribosome-binding GTPase — protein sequence MSMLEASLEILRGLFGDKPEALKVFDLQSLESQYLKEKLRDNGELFADAINLWVTGRTGAGKTSLGNSLLDSDVMKSNGFQDCTDFLGYFRLTSNLRFWDTPGIGSNINYENINRAALMMEQLAGNKFSRPPVVPLKDSDYLLIKDFSKCLSPGVEPEKENVKVGKWRLEMQEDIQPDVILYVLAPHMKFLDPDRQYLGELLETWKNLKNSGKCIIIPILNVFRKDDGTVVPTSQEMTYAKREIPEVYKAAFETDDFPPVIEINSKTGEGIPKITEMICQILPPEKIGSLGKVLKDDLKGYAEQERVRRYYQTLSLISGRLGRYTVDKKIEGQSLFQAAASAICAYGVMTFKSLDAIADIKTEFDSVVDQVEQVEGARRENITTKENVMGTKDITRIKPKEGQVEVNYTDWRPEKRTETVEEEIYVPVSKTKNLKKTVLLPGKVKETKERSGWGKFWTGEDYYTEEVDGYVERTVSEEVEVVESESRTVRKDVTTTEWVQETKTKLETRVVGYEEEVVDTVQVVVAQVDKVVGTKHLAGGYPAIKFLLGLGLGIQNYCSNANAAWSLSVQQGELLAERKLMPYKSRIEQLVDDPHGEEKLIQILENALI from the coding sequence ATGTCTATGCTTGAAGCGTCTTTAGAAATTCTAAGAGGACTGTTTGGTGACAAACCAGAAGCTCTTAAAGTTTTTGATTTACAAAGTTTGGAGTCGCAGTATCTCAAGGAAAAACTCAGAGATAACGGTGAACTGTTTGCCGATGCGATCAATCTATGGGTAACTGGACGAACAGGTGCAGGAAAAACCTCTTTAGGAAACAGCCTACTGGATTCAGATGTCATGAAATCGAATGGATTTCAAGATTGTACCGATTTTCTTGGTTATTTTCGGCTAACAAGTAACTTGAGATTCTGGGATACTCCTGGAATTGGTAGCAATATCAACTATGAGAATATAAATCGGGCTGCTTTGATGATGGAGCAGCTTGCAGGAAACAAATTTTCTCGCCCTCCTGTTGTTCCTCTCAAAGATAGTGATTACTTGCTTATTAAGGATTTCTCTAAATGTCTTTCTCCAGGAGTTGAGCCAGAAAAAGAAAATGTAAAAGTTGGGAAATGGCGTTTGGAGATGCAGGAAGATATCCAGCCAGACGTGATTCTTTATGTTTTGGCTCCTCACATGAAATTTCTCGATCCAGATCGGCAGTATTTGGGAGAATTATTAGAAACTTGGAAGAATTTGAAAAATTCAGGAAAATGTATAATCATCCCCATACTCAATGTCTTTAGAAAAGATGATGGGACAGTTGTTCCTACCTCACAAGAGATGACTTATGCCAAACGCGAAATACCTGAAGTTTACAAAGCTGCCTTTGAGACTGACGATTTTCCACCAGTTATTGAAATCAACTCAAAAACTGGTGAAGGCATTCCTAAAATCACAGAGATGATCTGTCAAATTCTACCCCCTGAAAAGATTGGTAGTTTGGGGAAAGTTTTGAAAGATGATCTTAAGGGTTATGCTGAACAAGAGCGGGTTCGTCGTTACTATCAAACACTCAGTCTAATCTCTGGTCGTTTGGGAAGATATACAGTTGATAAAAAGATTGAAGGGCAAAGCCTTTTTCAGGCAGCCGCATCAGCAATTTGTGCTTATGGTGTTATGACTTTCAAGAGTTTAGATGCCATTGCAGACATTAAAACTGAGTTTGACTCTGTGGTTGACCAGGTTGAGCAAGTTGAAGGGGCAAGGCGCGAGAACATAACCACTAAAGAGAATGTGATGGGTACTAAAGATATTACCCGCATCAAACCTAAAGAAGGGCAAGTAGAAGTAAATTATACTGACTGGCGACCTGAAAAAAGAACAGAGACGGTTGAAGAAGAAATTTATGTGCCTGTAAGTAAAACTAAGAACTTGAAGAAGACCGTACTTCTCCCAGGAAAAGTAAAAGAAACCAAGGAAAGAAGTGGGTGGGGTAAATTCTGGACAGGTGAAGATTATTACACCGAAGAAGTAGATGGATATGTTGAGCGTACTGTCAGTGAAGAGGTTGAAGTTGTTGAGTCTGAAAGTAGAACTGTCAGGAAAGATGTGACAACAACTGAATGGGTTCAAGAAACCAAGACAAAACTTGAAACTCGTGTTGTCGGCTATGAAGAAGAGGTAGTTGACACAGTTCAGGTCGTTGTAGCACAAGTCGACAAAGTTGTTGGCACTAAGCACCTTGCAGGAGGTTATCCCGCAATTAAGTTCTTGCTAGGCTTAGGCTTGGGTATTCAAAACTATTGCAGTAATGCAAACGCAGCATGGTCACTAAGTGTACAACAAGGAGAGTTGTTGGCAGAGCGAAAGTTGATGCCCTACAAATCACGAATTGAACAGTTAGTAGATGATCCGCATGGCGAAGAAAAATTAATTCAAATTTTGGAAAACGCTCTAATTTAG
- the fni gene encoding type 2 isopentenyl-diphosphate Delta-isomerase encodes MSGSTEHRKADHIEIVLEKDVAAKGVTTGFERFFLEHCALPDLNLEEIDLSLTLWQKSLKAPLLISSMTGGTDIALKINLHLAAVAQSLGLAMGVGSQRAAIEKPELVATYQVRKVAPDILLFANLGAVQLNYGYGLEEAKRAVEMIEADALILHLNPLQEAVQPGGDRSWQGLSPKIEQLTQKLAVPVIAKEVGNGISGALARRLVDCGVAAIDVAGAGGTSWSEVEAHRQTDPKLRHIAHAFADWGIPTALSLIEVSRTVPQIPIFASGGIRNGIDAAKALILGATLVGSAAPILASAIFDEEQVYQKCQALVEELKIAAFCSNAANLEQIRRIPLRRCDTWEVVNI; translated from the coding sequence ATGTCAGGTTCTACCGAACATCGTAAAGCAGATCACATTGAAATTGTCTTGGAAAAGGATGTGGCCGCTAAGGGAGTGACCACCGGATTTGAGCGTTTTTTCTTGGAACACTGCGCTTTGCCCGATCTCAACCTTGAAGAGATTGATCTAAGCTTAACACTATGGCAAAAATCCCTTAAAGCTCCCTTGTTAATCAGTAGTATGACAGGAGGAACAGATATTGCCTTAAAAATCAACCTACATCTGGCGGCGGTGGCTCAATCTTTGGGACTAGCCATGGGGGTTGGTTCTCAACGAGCAGCGATTGAAAAGCCTGAATTAGTGGCAACCTACCAAGTCCGAAAAGTGGCTCCTGATATTTTATTGTTTGCTAATTTAGGAGCCGTACAGCTTAATTATGGTTACGGTTTGGAAGAGGCCAAACGGGCGGTGGAGATGATTGAGGCTGATGCACTCATTTTGCACCTGAATCCTCTTCAGGAAGCGGTTCAACCAGGAGGCGATCGCAGTTGGCAAGGACTATCACCGAAAATTGAACAGTTAACTCAAAAATTAGCGGTTCCTGTGATTGCCAAAGAAGTGGGCAATGGGATTAGTGGAGCCTTAGCCCGTCGTTTGGTGGATTGTGGTGTAGCGGCGATCGATGTGGCCGGGGCGGGAGGAACCAGTTGGAGTGAAGTAGAAGCCCATCGTCAAACCGATCCGAAACTGCGTCATATTGCCCATGCCTTTGCTGATTGGGGAATTCCCACGGCCCTGAGTTTAATCGAAGTTTCCCGAACTGTACCCCAAATTCCAATTTTTGCAAGTGGCGGTATTCGCAATGGTATTGATGCAGCCAAAGCCCTTATTTTAGGAGCCACTTTAGTGGGGAGTGCAGCTCCCATTCTGGCCTCAGCGATTTTCGACGAAGAACAGGTCTATCAAAAATGTCAGGCCTTGGTAGAGGAACTGAAAATTGCAGCCTTTTGTAGCAATGCCGCTAACCTAGAACAAATTCGTCGTATTCCCCTGCGTCGTTGCGATACCTGGGAAGTGGTTAATATTTAA
- a CDS encoding MFS transporter, which yields MSSYSRSLPLLSSNQGFGPVLRNQRFLALWVGQIFSQMADKFYLVLMIALIANHYQGANQSISGWVSAIMIANTIPAVLFGSLAGVYVDRWTKKEVLVISNFIRGLLVFSIPPLLWLTRQQSLAISVAWLPNFLRRWRSVEHDAFNLPLGFAILLGVTFLVSTLTQFFAPAEQSVLPLVVRRRNLLAANSLNTLTSMAVLIVGFAIGEPLLALADEWLGHVDGTWDLGKVAVVGGSYLIAGFILLWLRTGEIYTKPTGNEPHVFTDIADGIRYLQGNHRVRNALIQLLILFSIFAALSVLAVSMAAHIPNLKASQFGFLLAAGGVGMAIGAVSLGHWGQGFSQIQLGLWGSLGMGVCLMGLAIFNSSLILSLLIILTLGIFAALVGVPMQTLIQVETPPEMHGKVFGLENNANNIALSLPLALAGVAESLFGLRPVMLFLAAMAIAGGILTWYISRNTHQGVKY from the coding sequence TTGTCCTCTTACTCTAGGTCACTTCCTTTGCTGTCCTCTAATCAAGGCTTTGGCCCTGTTCTTCGCAATCAACGCTTTCTCGCGCTTTGGGTCGGACAAATTTTCTCCCAAATGGCGGATAAATTCTATTTAGTTTTAATGATTGCCCTGATTGCTAATCATTACCAGGGTGCAAACCAATCTATTAGTGGCTGGGTATCGGCGATTATGATTGCGAATACTATTCCAGCCGTATTATTTGGCTCCTTAGCAGGGGTTTATGTGGATCGCTGGACGAAAAAAGAGGTGTTGGTGATCTCTAATTTTATTCGCGGTCTCTTGGTTTTCAGTATTCCTCCCTTGTTGTGGCTGACTCGACAACAAAGTTTAGCGATTTCCGTGGCTTGGTTGCCCAATTTTTTACGGCGTTGGCGTTCCGTAGAACATGATGCCTTTAATCTGCCCCTGGGTTTTGCCATTCTCTTGGGCGTTACCTTTTTGGTTTCTACCCTTACCCAGTTTTTTGCACCTGCCGAACAATCAGTATTGCCCTTGGTGGTGCGTCGTCGTAATCTGTTGGCTGCCAATTCCCTCAATACCTTAACGAGTATGGCGGTTTTAATTGTAGGTTTTGCGATCGGTGAGCCGCTTTTGGCCTTGGCGGATGAATGGCTAGGCCATGTGGATGGAACCTGGGATTTGGGAAAAGTGGCCGTTGTTGGTGGTTCTTATTTAATAGCCGGTTTTATTCTGCTGTGGTTACGAACGGGGGAAATTTATACTAAGCCAACGGGCAATGAACCCCATGTTTTTACGGATATTGCCGATGGTATTCGCTATCTTCAGGGCAATCATCGGGTACGCAACGCGCTTATTCAATTACTGATTCTGTTCTCAATTTTTGCCGCTTTGTCCGTTTTAGCGGTGAGTATGGCAGCCCATATTCCTAACCTCAAGGCTTCCCAATTTGGCTTTTTATTGGCTGCTGGGGGTGTGGGCATGGCGATCGGAGCAGTTAGTTTAGGCCATTGGGGACAAGGCTTTTCTCAAATTCAATTAGGACTTTGGGGATCGTTAGGCATGGGTGTTTGTTTAATGGGTTTAGCCATTTTTAACAGTAGTTTGATCTTAAGTTTGTTAATTATCTTGACCCTGGGCATTTTTGCAGCTTTAGTGGGAGTGCCGATGCAAACTTTGATCCAAGTGGAAACCCCCCCAGAAATGCACGGTAAGGTTTTTGGTTTGGAAAATAATGCGAATAATATTGCTTTGTCCTTACCCTTGGCTCTAGCCGGTGTGGCGGAAAGTCTTTTTGGTTTGCGTCCTGTGATGTTGTTTCTGGCAGCTATGGCGATCGCCGGAGGCATTTTAACTTGGTACATTAGCCGCAACACCCATCAGGGTGTTAAATATTAA
- the recO gene encoding DNA repair protein RecO, with product MGRTFQMTGIILKGTPLGEADRLLTILSPEVGLMRAVAPGARKPKSFLRGRCELFVINQYLINQGRSLPRITQAETLESYPGLSQSVEKLAAGQYLAEVVLGLALSDQPQPDLYSLFNEHLRRLITPATDLAIQAYLAQALFHLLALSGFAPQVHHCCLSHLPIQPNFTDPRWQLGFSFEAGGLMIQPATQPAPHSHRSVFRKVNGIDVALLQQLSYPDLPVLADVLPAIALKSLRVGDWVRLEHLLRDYAQFHLGRTFRAATLVDSLTVLDF from the coding sequence ATGGGTCGTACTTTCCAAATGACGGGCATTATTCTCAAGGGAACACCGTTGGGAGAAGCCGATCGCCTGTTAACCATTTTGTCACCAGAAGTGGGTTTAATGCGGGCTGTGGCTCCAGGGGCGAGAAAACCGAAATCGTTTTTACGGGGTCGCTGTGAACTGTTTGTCATTAACCAATATCTGATCAATCAAGGGCGATCGCTGCCCAGAATTACCCAGGCGGAAACCCTAGAATCCTATCCTGGTCTTAGTCAGTCGGTAGAAAAATTAGCGGCGGGGCAATACTTGGCAGAAGTGGTTCTTGGTCTTGCTCTCAGTGACCAACCCCAACCGGATTTATACAGCCTGTTTAATGAACATCTACGACGCTTAATCACCCCAGCAACTGACCTGGCCATTCAAGCTTATCTGGCTCAAGCTCTTTTCCATCTTCTTGCCCTGAGCGGTTTCGCGCCTCAAGTTCATCACTGTTGTCTGAGCCATTTACCCATTCAACCGAACTTTACCGATCCCCGTTGGCAGTTAGGGTTTAGTTTTGAGGCCGGTGGCTTAATGATTCAGCCAGCTACTCAGCCAGCACCCCATTCTCATCGTTCTGTTTTTCGCAAAGTCAATGGAATCGATGTGGCCTTATTGCAACAACTGAGTTATCCAGACTTACCTGTTCTCGCCGATGTTTTACCCGCGATCGCCCTCAAATCTTTGCGAGTGGGTGACTGGGTCAGATTAGAACATTTACTGCGAGACTATGCCCAATTTCATTTAGGACGTACCTTTCGGGCCGCAACCTTGGTGGATAGTTTAACGGTTTTAGACTTTTAA
- a CDS encoding chlororespiratory reduction protein 7 has translation MPSALMYEENMFVVLEADKPEVFLTAEELLAKLQDILEHYTEELPRNLQRFSSLAEQARSLRDNFCELDMGDNSYLQWYAVRLEK, from the coding sequence ATGCCATCCGCTCTTATGTATGAAGAAAATATGTTTGTTGTTCTAGAAGCGGATAAACCGGAAGTCTTTTTGACTGCTGAAGAATTATTAGCTAAACTCCAGGATATCTTAGAACATTACACGGAAGAATTACCGCGTAACTTGCAACGATTTAGTTCCCTCGCAGAACAAGCCCGCTCTCTACGGGATAACTTTTGTGAGTTGGATATGGGGGATAACAGCTATTTACAATGGTATGCAGTTCGTCTGGAAAAATAA
- a CDS encoding HNH endonuclease yields the protein MSERIPKSVRLIVATRANNICEYCRCLEQFSTQSFTVDHIKPRKVGGETILENLAWSCFGCNAYKHTKIEGIDPETNQKISLFNPRKQSWQDHFKWSDNKIEMIGKTACGRATIFALSLNRLGIVNLRHLLITVNLHPP from the coding sequence ATGTCAGAGCGTATTCCAAAATCCGTAAGGCTAATTGTCGCAACTCGTGCCAATAATATTTGTGAATATTGCCGTTGCTTAGAACAATTTTCAACTCAAAGCTTTACCGTTGATCATATCAAACCTAGAAAAGTAGGTGGCGAAACTATTTTAGAAAATCTTGCCTGGAGTTGTTTCGGTTGTAACGCTTATAAGCATACTAAAATAGAAGGTATTGATCCGGAAACAAACCAAAAAATTTCCCTTTTTAATCCTCGCAAACAATCTTGGCAGGATCATTTTAAATGGTCTGATAACAAAATAGAAATGATTGGAAAAACCGCTTGTGGTAGGGCAACCATTTTTGCCTTATCTTTGAATCGTTTGGGCATAGTTAATCTACGGCATTTATTAATTACAGTGAACTTACATCCTCCTTAA